One genomic segment of Amycolatopsis sp. WQ 127309 includes these proteins:
- a CDS encoding FHA domain-containing protein, with translation MPELVVQLTRVGFLVLLWLFVFAALRVVRSDLYAASGMRVQVPTFGRKKEKKPRGGKSPQQLLVTHGALAGTRIALDGRPILIGRADDSTLVLDDDYASTRHARIAQRGEDWYVEDLGSTNGTYLDRAKVTAPLRVPLGVPIRIGKTVIELRP, from the coding sequence GTGCCAGAGCTGGTCGTACAACTCACCAGGGTGGGCTTCCTCGTGCTGCTCTGGCTCTTCGTGTTCGCCGCGCTCAGAGTCGTCCGCTCGGACCTCTACGCGGCGTCGGGCATGCGTGTCCAGGTGCCGACGTTCGGCCGCAAGAAGGAGAAGAAGCCGCGCGGCGGGAAGTCGCCGCAGCAGCTGCTGGTGACCCACGGGGCGCTCGCCGGGACCCGCATCGCGCTGGACGGCAGGCCGATCCTGATCGGCCGCGCCGACGACTCCACGTTGGTGCTCGACGACGACTACGCGTCGACCCGGCACGCCCGGATCGCCCAGCGCGGTGAGGACTGGTACGTGGAAGATCTGGGCTCGACCAACGGCACTTATCTGGACCGGGCTAAGGTCACTGCACCCCTCCGGGTCCCGCTCGGAGTCCCCATCCGGATCGGCAAGACGGTGATCGAGCTTCGCCCATGA
- a CDS encoding helix-turn-helix transcriptional regulator produces MPPRGHRNNIPDGRPGGLDHQDNDLRSRRRRAWLRSPTENDSAKPPASTAPSAKHGPSAGSSCKKAPRPALSPPRTASQTGLAYDGARLAFDLGAEVRTLREQRNWTQTQLAERAGMTQSAIARFEAGGTTPTLPVLERIAAALQMRLSIAPTPA; encoded by the coding sequence CTGCCCCCACGCGGGCATCGAAACAACATCCCGGACGGACGTCCTGGCGGACTGGATCACCAAGACAACGACCTGAGAAGCCGACGAAGGCGCGCTTGGCTGAGAAGTCCGACCGAGAACGATTCAGCCAAGCCGCCGGCCTCAACCGCGCCGTCGGCCAAGCACGGCCCCTCCGCTGGCAGCAGCTGCAAGAAAGCGCCGAGACCAGCACTTTCGCCTCCGAGAACAGCGAGCCAGACGGGCCTGGCTTACGACGGAGCGCGACTGGCTTTCGATCTGGGAGCCGAGGTGCGAACGTTGCGCGAGCAGCGCAACTGGACGCAGACGCAGCTGGCCGAACGCGCCGGGATGACACAGTCGGCCATCGCCAGGTTCGAGGCAGGCGGCACAACCCCGACACTGCCGGTGCTGGAGCGCATAGCCGCAGCGCTGCAGATGCGCCTGTCGATAGCCCCGACCCCAGCCTGA
- a CDS encoding DUF3662 and FHA domain-containing protein: MGRAERFDRRLENLVGNTFARMFGGNVVTQEVAIALERESEENVRELAGGRQLAPNHYIVSLGTADHERMAGDEQRVTQVLAKAVAEHLAAEGLDTYGDVVVSLERNEALHTGQFKTRSSVDPDARPTGAGSPRSARPSNAGDPAMSQPPGYGQYDQGDPYGQQGQYGYGQQGGQQPGYDQGYGQQQGGYEQGGYGQQPPAGGYEQGGYQQGGYEQGGYAQQPPQGGYDQGYAQPPQGGGYDQGGYAQPQQGGGYDQGGYQQGGYDQYGGQQQQPGYDQYGGQQQGGYDQYGQQQAYGQPAGDPYAQQQGGYGAPAAARQLAASLQLDDGSNRTYSLKQGGNVVGRGQDADFRLPDTGVSRRHLEITWDGQSATLADIGSTNGTTVNGTPVQTWQLADGDVIRVGHSSLVFRTQG; encoded by the coding sequence GTGGGCCGCGCTGAGAGATTCGACAGGCGACTCGAGAACCTGGTGGGGAACACTTTCGCGCGCATGTTCGGTGGCAACGTCGTCACGCAGGAAGTGGCGATCGCACTCGAGCGGGAGAGTGAGGAGAACGTTCGTGAGCTGGCAGGCGGTCGGCAGCTCGCCCCGAATCACTACATCGTGTCCTTGGGGACGGCTGACCACGAGCGCATGGCCGGTGACGAACAACGCGTCACCCAGGTGCTGGCCAAGGCGGTGGCCGAACACCTCGCCGCCGAAGGCCTGGACACCTATGGTGACGTCGTCGTATCACTCGAGCGCAACGAGGCGCTGCATACTGGACAGTTCAAGACCCGTTCGTCCGTCGATCCCGACGCCCGCCCCACAGGCGCCGGTTCACCGCGGTCGGCACGACCCAGCAACGCAGGAGACCCAGCAATGAGCCAGCCCCCCGGCTACGGCCAATACGACCAGGGTGACCCGTACGGCCAGCAGGGCCAGTACGGCTACGGACAGCAGGGTGGCCAGCAGCCCGGGTACGACCAGGGTTACGGCCAGCAGCAGGGCGGCTACGAGCAGGGCGGCTACGGTCAGCAGCCCCCGGCCGGTGGCTATGAGCAGGGCGGTTACCAGCAGGGTGGCTATGAGCAGGGCGGTTACGCCCAGCAGCCCCCGCAGGGTGGCTACGACCAGGGTTACGCCCAGCCCCCCCAGGGTGGTGGCTACGACCAGGGCGGTTACGCGCAGCCCCAGCAGGGCGGCGGGTACGACCAGGGCGGCTACCAGCAGGGTGGCTACGACCAGTACGGCGGCCAGCAGCAGCAGCCCGGGTACGACCAGTACGGCGGCCAGCAGCAGGGCGGCTACGACCAGTACGGCCAGCAGCAGGCGTACGGCCAGCCGGCCGGCGACCCGTACGCGCAGCAGCAGGGTGGCTACGGCGCCCCCGCGGCGGCGCGTCAGCTCGCGGCGAGCCTGCAGCTGGACGACGGCTCGAACCGGACGTACTCCCTGAAGCAGGGTGGCAACGTCGTGGGCCGTGGCCAGGACGCGGACTTCCGGCTCCCCGACACCGGTGTCTCGCGCCGTCACCTGGAGATCACCTGGGACGGCCAGAGCGCGACGCTCGCCGACATCGGGTCGACGAACGGCACGACCGTGAACGGCACCCCGGTGCAGACCTGGCAGCTCGCGGACGGTGACGTCATCCGAGTGGGGCATTCGTCCTTGGTGTTCCGTACACAGGGCTGA
- a CDS encoding trypsin-like serine protease, whose product MRVRAVLSAALLTLAAGLATAGPASAVANGSDVPAGQFKFAAKLTMTNIPKPDGTKYNSACSGALIAAKWIITAGHCFHDANRVRVSGPVPYPTSVLLGTVNQSTPGVTRNVVTVYQAAANDIAIATLDADVTGITPLTVNRLTPSLGQQLTLAGWGSLTATNPTPSTKLQQGTVKVGQVATSTLGVQGVAPTSTTSACVYDSGAPYFAAAGTGGQLVSVESSGPDCPHNQLETTSRVDVVADWISSHTG is encoded by the coding sequence ATGCGCGTCCGCGCTGTGCTTTCCGCTGCCCTGCTCACCCTCGCCGCCGGTCTCGCGACCGCGGGCCCGGCTTCGGCCGTGGCCAACGGATCCGACGTCCCGGCGGGCCAGTTCAAGTTCGCCGCGAAACTCACGATGACGAACATCCCGAAGCCCGACGGCACGAAGTACAACAGCGCCTGCTCGGGCGCGTTGATCGCGGCGAAGTGGATCATCACCGCCGGCCACTGCTTCCACGACGCGAACCGCGTCCGCGTCTCCGGCCCGGTGCCGTACCCGACGTCGGTGCTGCTCGGCACGGTCAACCAGAGCACGCCGGGCGTGACGCGCAACGTGGTGACCGTCTACCAGGCCGCCGCGAACGACATCGCCATCGCCACCCTCGACGCCGACGTCACCGGCATCACGCCGCTGACGGTCAACCGGCTCACGCCGTCGCTCGGGCAGCAGCTGACGCTCGCCGGCTGGGGCAGCCTCACGGCCACCAACCCGACGCCGTCGACGAAGCTGCAGCAGGGCACCGTGAAGGTCGGCCAGGTCGCCACCTCGACGCTGGGCGTGCAGGGCGTGGCTCCGACGTCGACGACGAGCGCCTGCGTGTACGACTCGGGCGCGCCGTACTTCGCCGCGGCCGGCACCGGCGGCCAGCTGGTGTCCGTAGAGTCGTCCGGCCCGGACTGCCCCCACAACCAGCTCGAGACGACGTCGCGGGTGGACGTCGTCGCGGATTGGATCTCTTCGCACACGGGCTGA
- a CDS encoding PP2C family serine/threonine-protein phosphatase, with the protein MTLVLRYAARSDRGLVRSSNQDSVYAGPRLLALADGMGGHAAGEVASKVVIASLAPLDDDEPGDDLLAQLREAVANGNAAIAELVSQDPDLDGMGTTLTAVLFAGTRLGLVHVGDSRAYLFRGSQFAQITRDDSFVNELLEQGRITPEEAAVHPQRSLLLKALTGHEVEPSLTVREARPGDRYLICSDGLSGMVSDETLAEAVQIPDPQQCADRMIELALKGGGTDNVTVIIADVVDVDFGEDAPIVGGAAGDGSDERHQGDSPAARARALTQPPPQPRQELPQPTVDPKAKRRKRFRWLAGALVVLVVLAAAAIATRYFVLSQYYVGEGADQEVVIYRGVPGSILGIDLHTYEQGSCPPNQVCTDKLRVNQLQEDARLAVQNGVKKDSLDDARKYIDDFLQLHKRLNNCAPAGTQPSSTPTPSVTPTTTPSAPAGSTAPSSANQPAGRDCSTPSSTAPTTGGGN; encoded by the coding sequence ATGACTCTCGTCCTCCGCTATGCAGCCCGCAGCGACCGGGGCCTGGTGCGTTCGAGCAACCAGGACTCCGTGTACGCCGGCCCTCGCCTGCTCGCGCTCGCCGACGGCATGGGTGGGCATGCGGCGGGCGAAGTGGCCAGCAAGGTCGTCATCGCCTCCCTCGCCCCGCTCGACGACGACGAGCCGGGTGACGACCTCCTCGCCCAGCTGCGCGAGGCGGTGGCGAACGGCAACGCCGCGATCGCCGAGCTCGTCTCGCAGGACCCGGACCTCGACGGGATGGGCACCACGCTCACCGCCGTGCTGTTCGCCGGGACCCGGCTGGGCCTCGTGCACGTCGGCGACTCGCGCGCCTACCTGTTCCGGGGCAGCCAGTTCGCGCAGATCACGCGCGACGACAGCTTCGTCAACGAACTGCTCGAACAAGGCCGGATCACGCCCGAAGAGGCGGCGGTGCACCCCCAGCGGTCGCTGCTGCTGAAGGCGCTGACCGGGCACGAGGTCGAGCCGAGCCTCACCGTGCGTGAAGCGCGCCCAGGCGATCGGTACCTGATCTGCTCGGACGGCTTGTCCGGCATGGTCAGCGACGAGACGCTCGCGGAGGCCGTGCAGATCCCGGACCCGCAGCAGTGCGCGGACCGGATGATCGAACTGGCGCTCAAGGGCGGCGGCACCGACAACGTCACGGTGATCATCGCCGACGTCGTCGACGTCGACTTCGGCGAGGACGCGCCCATCGTGGGCGGCGCCGCCGGGGACGGCAGCGACGAGCGGCACCAGGGCGACTCGCCCGCGGCGCGCGCCCGGGCGCTGACCCAGCCCCCGCCGCAGCCGCGCCAGGAGCTGCCGCAGCCCACCGTGGACCCCAAGGCCAAGCGCCGGAAGCGGTTCCGCTGGCTGGCCGGCGCTCTCGTGGTGCTCGTGGTGCTCGCCGCGGCCGCCATCGCCACCCGCTACTTCGTGCTGAGTCAGTACTATGTCGGCGAAGGTGCGGACCAGGAGGTCGTGATCTACCGCGGCGTCCCCGGCAGCATCCTCGGCATCGACCTGCACACCTACGAGCAGGGCTCGTGCCCGCCGAACCAGGTGTGCACGGACAAGCTGCGCGTCAACCAGCTCCAGGAGGACGCTCGGCTGGCGGTGCAGAACGGCGTCAAGAAGGACAGCCTCGACGACGCCCGGAAGTACATCGACGACTTCCTGCAGCTGCACAAGCGCTTGAACAACTGCGCGCCGGCGGGGACCCAGCCGTCCTCGACGCCGACGCCTTCGGTCACGCCGACGACGACTCCGTCGGCACCGGCCGGATCCACTGCTCCGTCGTCGGCGAACCAGCCTGCGGGGAGGGACTGCTCGACGCCGAGTTCGACGGCACCGACGACGGGAGGCGGTAACTGA
- a CDS encoding FtsW/RodA/SpoVE family cell cycle protein yields MSQPAANTAEPLAAQFQTNPPRDVPTRRNTELVLLGFAAFIVTIALVLVEANQEQELTASILWLGLAYLGVLTGAHLAVRKWAPYADPVLLPCVALLNGIGLVMIHRIDLAQAEKALQNGKDFSPDVTKQVLFTVVSLALFIVVLVVVNDHRTLTRYGYTAGLIGIVALALPALLPSSLSEVNGAKVWLKLPGFSIQPGEFAKILLMIFFASFLVSKRDLFMVAGKKFLGVELPRARDLGPILISAVVCIGVLVFEKDLGTSLLFFSVILVMLYVATERAIWVVLGLSFFVVGCVIAYNLFGHVQQRVANWLDPLATYDDAGGGYQLAQGLFGLGTGGVGGTGLGAGRPDMVPEAATDFITASIGEELGFIGLAAVLMLYLLVAMRGMRSALAVRDTFGKLLGGGLAFTMVMQIFVVVGGVTKLIPETGITAPFLSKGGSSLLANYILVALLLRISDAARRPGARPKPQQPQAPIAEAHTVLVQRPPANGGAQA; encoded by the coding sequence ATGAGCCAGCCTGCCGCGAACACCGCCGAGCCGCTGGCGGCGCAGTTCCAGACGAACCCGCCGCGCGACGTGCCGACCCGGCGCAACACCGAACTGGTGCTGCTGGGGTTCGCGGCCTTCATCGTGACCATCGCGCTGGTCCTGGTGGAGGCGAACCAGGAGCAGGAACTCACCGCGTCGATCCTCTGGCTCGGGCTCGCCTACCTCGGCGTGCTGACCGGGGCGCACCTCGCGGTGCGCAAGTGGGCGCCCTACGCGGACCCGGTGCTGCTCCCCTGCGTCGCGCTGCTCAACGGCATCGGCCTGGTGATGATCCACCGGATCGACCTGGCCCAGGCCGAGAAGGCGCTGCAGAACGGCAAGGACTTCTCGCCGGACGTCACCAAGCAGGTGCTGTTCACGGTCGTCTCGCTGGCGTTGTTCATCGTGGTGCTGGTGGTCGTCAACGACCACCGCACGCTGACCCGCTACGGCTACACCGCCGGCTTGATCGGCATCGTCGCGCTCGCGCTGCCCGCACTGCTGCCGTCGAGCCTGTCCGAGGTCAACGGCGCCAAGGTGTGGCTGAAGCTGCCGGGCTTCTCGATCCAGCCGGGCGAGTTCGCGAAGATCCTGCTGATGATCTTCTTCGCCTCGTTCCTGGTGTCGAAGCGCGACCTGTTCATGGTGGCGGGCAAGAAGTTCCTCGGCGTCGAGCTGCCGCGAGCCCGTGACCTGGGCCCGATCCTGATCTCCGCCGTCGTCTGCATCGGCGTCCTGGTGTTCGAGAAGGACCTCGGCACGTCGCTGCTGTTCTTCAGCGTCATCCTGGTGATGCTCTACGTGGCGACCGAGCGGGCCATCTGGGTCGTGCTCGGGCTGAGCTTCTTCGTCGTCGGCTGCGTGATCGCCTACAACCTCTTCGGGCACGTGCAGCAGCGCGTGGCCAACTGGCTGGACCCGCTGGCCACCTACGACGACGCCGGCGGCGGTTACCAGCTGGCGCAGGGCCTGTTCGGGCTCGGCACCGGCGGCGTCGGCGGCACCGGCCTCGGCGCGGGCCGGCCGGACATGGTGCCCGAGGCCGCCACCGACTTCATCACCGCGTCGATCGGCGAAGAGCTCGGCTTCATCGGGCTCGCCGCAGTCCTGATGCTGTACCTGCTGGTGGCGATGCGCGGCATGCGGAGCGCGCTCGCCGTGCGCGACACGTTCGGCAAGCTGCTCGGCGGCGGGCTGGCGTTCACCATGGTCATGCAGATCTTCGTCGTCGTCGGCGGCGTCACGAAACTCATCCCGGAGACCGGTATCACCGCCCCCTTCCTCTCCAAGGGTGGTTCGTCGCTGCTCGCGAACTACATCCTGGTCGCGCTGCTGCTGCGGATCTCCGACGCCGCCCGCAGGCCCGGCGCCCGGCCGAAGCCGCAGCAACCGCAGGCGCCGATCGCCGAAGCGCACACGGTGCTCGTGCAGCGCCCGCCGGCGAACGGGGGCGCCCAGGCATGA
- a CDS encoding trypsin-like serine protease produces MRIRALLSAGLFALAAAVVTAAPASAVANGADVPQGTFKFAAKLTMTDIPRTDGTKYNSACSGSLIAKKWIVTAGHCFHDAARNPVSGPVPYPTSVLLGTTTVDKPGITRNVVTVYQSPSNDIAIAELDKPVFGVEPLSVSHKAPVVGQKVVLAGWGSLTSVDPTPGTKLQQGLMKVATVDPLYTGVTGFAPTSTTSACTYDSGAPYFVPTGKSGGRLVSIESDGPDCPHDQAETTARVDVVADWIASHTG; encoded by the coding sequence ATGCGCATCCGCGCTTTGCTTTCCGCAGGTCTGTTCGCGCTCGCCGCGGCGGTCGTCACCGCGGCGCCGGCATCGGCCGTGGCCAACGGCGCCGACGTCCCGCAGGGGACGTTCAAGTTCGCCGCGAAGCTGACCATGACGGACATCCCGCGCACCGACGGCACGAAGTACAACAGCGCGTGCTCGGGTTCGCTGATCGCCAAGAAGTGGATCGTCACCGCCGGCCACTGCTTCCACGACGCGGCCCGCAACCCGGTCTCCGGCCCGGTCCCGTACCCGACGTCGGTGCTGCTGGGCACCACCACCGTCGACAAGCCGGGGATCACGCGCAACGTCGTGACGGTGTACCAGTCACCGAGCAACGACATCGCGATCGCCGAGCTCGACAAGCCCGTCTTCGGCGTCGAACCGCTTTCGGTCAGCCACAAGGCGCCGGTCGTGGGCCAGAAGGTCGTGCTCGCCGGCTGGGGCAGCCTGACGTCGGTCGACCCGACGCCGGGCACGAAGCTGCAGCAGGGCCTGATGAAGGTCGCGACGGTCGACCCGCTCTACACCGGCGTGACGGGCTTCGCCCCGACGTCGACGACGAGCGCGTGCACCTACGACTCGGGCGCCCCGTACTTCGTGCCGACGGGCAAGAGCGGCGGCCGCCTGGTCTCCATCGAGAGCGACGGCCCGGACTGCCCCCACGACCAGGCCGAGACCACCGCGCGCGTCGACGTCGTCGCGGACTGGATCGCCTCGCACACCGGCTGA
- a CDS encoding trypsin-like serine protease: MRLRALLAAVVLTITTAPAALAAPGIANGSDVPQGQFGFVAKLAMTKIPRPDGSTYSSYCTGALVAPGWLLTTGHCFHDAARNRVSGKVPYPTTATLGLTDEGIESGVARKVTEVIQAKENDVALARLDTPVSTVKPLPLNRALPKVGDQLTLAGWGSLTGTNPKPATRMQQGTVAVATVAPTTLGVRGAAPQITTSACTYDSGAPYFTPAGLVALEATGPGCPHAGIETTSRTDVLADWITKTTT; encoded by the coding sequence ATGCGCCTGCGCGCCCTGCTAGCCGCTGTTGTCCTGACCATCACCACCGCCCCTGCCGCCTTGGCCGCGCCAGGGATCGCCAACGGTTCAGACGTCCCCCAGGGTCAGTTCGGGTTCGTCGCGAAGCTCGCGATGACGAAGATCCCCCGCCCGGACGGTTCGACGTACAGCAGCTACTGCACGGGCGCGCTGGTCGCGCCCGGATGGCTCCTCACGACAGGCCACTGCTTCCACGACGCGGCCCGCAACCGCGTCTCGGGAAAGGTCCCCTACCCGACGACGGCGACGCTGGGCCTCACGGACGAAGGCATCGAGTCCGGAGTGGCCCGCAAGGTGACCGAGGTGATCCAGGCGAAGGAGAACGACGTCGCGCTGGCCCGCCTGGACACCCCGGTGAGCACGGTGAAGCCCCTGCCGCTCAACCGCGCGCTCCCCAAGGTGGGCGACCAGCTGACCTTGGCGGGCTGGGGCAGCCTGACCGGCACGAACCCCAAGCCGGCCACCCGCATGCAGCAGGGCACGGTAGCGGTGGCCACGGTGGCCCCGACCACGCTCGGAGTCCGCGGCGCGGCCCCGCAGATCACGACGAGCGCCTGCACGTACGACTCGGGAGCCCCGTACTTCACCCCGGCAGGCCTGGTGGCCCTGGAGGCAACGGGCCCAGGCTGCCCCCACGCGGGCATCGAAACAACATCCCGGACGGACGTCCTGGCGGACTGGATCACCAAGACAACGACCTGA
- a CDS encoding penicillin-binding protein 2, protein MNTPLRKVGMAMLVMVVLLLANATYIQVVKADDYRTDSRNARVLYDEFARRRGQIVSQANGEVLAKVDPSNDKYKYIRSYVDGPMYAPVTGYYSINYGSGGLERAEDDVLNGSDPRLFVRRLSDMVTGRDPSGGNVRLTIDPAVQKAAYDLMTQRNYTGAVVALEPSTGRILAMVSTPSYDPNQLASHTSKTQIDAWNANIKNDKNPMLNRAISETYPPGSTFKLVTAAAALEDGKGPDTPVNPAPNTKLPGTSITLENYAGEACPGATFKDALAHSCNVPFAEFAGQLGADKMKETAANYGIGQTDLTVPMKVAPSTVGPLDSQGALYQSGIGQRDVRLTPLQDCLLAATVANNGMAMKPQLVQSVLAPDLSTIEDYSPTELTGTPALSSSNAAILKDMMIASEGFTKGGGKRPDIQIASKTGTAEHGTDSKNTAPHAWYTAFAPANDPKIAVAVIVEDGGNRGLAATGGSVAAEIGRAAINAKLGGG, encoded by the coding sequence ATGAACACCCCGCTCCGCAAGGTCGGCATGGCGATGCTCGTGATGGTCGTCCTGCTGCTGGCCAACGCCACCTACATCCAGGTGGTGAAGGCCGACGACTACCGCACCGACTCCCGCAACGCCCGCGTGCTCTACGACGAGTTCGCGCGCCGGCGCGGCCAGATCGTGTCGCAGGCGAACGGCGAGGTGCTGGCGAAGGTCGACCCGTCGAACGACAAGTACAAGTACATCCGGTCCTACGTCGACGGCCCGATGTACGCGCCGGTCACCGGCTACTACTCGATCAACTACGGCTCCGGCGGCCTCGAGCGCGCCGAGGACGACGTGCTGAACGGCTCGGACCCGCGGCTGTTCGTCCGGCGGCTGTCGGACATGGTCACCGGCCGCGACCCGAGTGGCGGCAACGTCCGGCTGACCATCGACCCGGCCGTGCAGAAGGCCGCGTACGACCTGATGACGCAGCGGAACTACACCGGCGCCGTCGTCGCGCTGGAGCCCAGCACCGGCCGGATCCTGGCGATGGTCTCGACGCCGTCGTACGACCCGAACCAGCTCGCGTCCCACACGTCGAAGACGCAGATCGACGCCTGGAACGCGAACATCAAGAACGACAAGAACCCCATGCTGAACCGGGCGATCTCGGAGACCTACCCGCCGGGCTCGACGTTCAAGCTGGTCACCGCCGCCGCCGCGCTCGAAGACGGCAAGGGCCCGGACACCCCGGTCAACCCGGCGCCGAACACGAAGCTGCCCGGCACGAGCATCACGCTGGAGAACTACGCCGGCGAGGCCTGCCCCGGCGCCACGTTCAAGGACGCGCTCGCGCACTCCTGCAACGTGCCGTTCGCGGAGTTCGCCGGTCAGCTCGGCGCGGACAAGATGAAGGAGACCGCGGCGAACTACGGCATCGGCCAGACGGACCTGACCGTGCCGATGAAGGTGGCGCCGTCCACGGTCGGGCCACTGGACTCCCAGGGCGCGCTGTACCAGAGTGGCATCGGCCAGCGCGACGTGCGGCTCACCCCGCTGCAGGACTGCCTGCTCGCCGCGACCGTGGCCAACAACGGGATGGCGATGAAACCGCAGCTGGTGCAGTCGGTGCTGGCACCGGACCTGTCCACCATCGAGGACTACAGCCCCACCGAGCTCACCGGCACACCGGCGCTGTCGTCGTCGAATGCCGCGATCCTCAAGGACATGATGATCGCTTCCGAGGGCTTCACCAAGGGCGGCGGCAAGCGCCCGGACATCCAGATCGCGTCGAAGACCGGCACCGCCGAGCACGGCACGGACTCCAAGAACACCGCCCCGCACGCCTGGTACACCGCGTTCGCCCCGGCGAACGACCCGAAGATCGCGGTTGCCGTGATCGTCGAGGACGGCGGTAACCGCGGGCTCGCGGCCACCGGCGGCTCGGTCGCCGCGGAAATCGGCCGCGCGGCGATCAACGCCAAACTCGGGGGTGGATAG
- a CDS encoding FKBP-type peptidyl-prolyl cis-trans isomerase, giving the protein MTLEKPQIDRPDGTPPADLEITDITVGDGVEATPGKSVTVHYVGVAHSTGEEFDASWNRNEPLRFGLGAGQVISGWDQGVAGMKIGGRRKLVIPPHLGYGDRGAGGVIKPGETLIFVVDLVGVN; this is encoded by the coding sequence ATGACCTTGGAAAAGCCCCAGATCGACCGCCCGGACGGCACCCCGCCGGCCGACCTCGAGATCACCGACATCACCGTCGGCGACGGCGTCGAGGCCACGCCCGGCAAGTCCGTCACCGTGCACTACGTCGGTGTCGCGCACTCGACCGGCGAAGAGTTCGACGCCTCTTGGAACCGCAACGAGCCCCTGCGCTTCGGCCTCGGCGCCGGCCAGGTCATCTCCGGCTGGGACCAGGGTGTCGCGGGGATGAAGATCGGTGGCCGGCGCAAGCTCGTCATCCCGCCGCACCTCGGCTACGGCGACCGCGGCGCGGGCGGCGTCATCAAGCCCGGCGAGACCCTCATCTTCGTCGTCGACCTGGTCGGCGTGAACTGA